GGCCGGTGCCACACCGATGAACGAGGCCATGATGTCCGTGAGCCGCCCGTCCGCACCGACCTCCTCCGCGGTGCCCGTCTTGCCGGCCACGCGGTAGCCGTCGATCGCCGCCGCGGCGCCCGACCCCTCCTCGACCACGGCCTCCATCATGTGCAGCACCTGGTCCGCCGTCGACTCCGAGACCACCTGGGTCGTCTCGCGCGCCGGCGCAGGGACGAAGACCCCGTCGGGCCCGGTCGTGCCCTTGAGGAGCGTCGGCGCCACCCGCTTGCCGCCGTTGGCGATCGTCGAGAAGACGCTCGTCGCCTGGACCGCGTTGACCGCCAGGCCCTGGCCGAAGAGGACCGCGTACTCGGTCCGCCCGTCCCACTTCTCGGCCGGAGCCAGGATCCCCGCGGACTCGCCCGGGAGCCCGAGCCCTGTCTTGGCGCCGAACCCGAAGGCCCGCAGGTAGTCCTCCCGAGCCTGCTTGGGCAGGTCCTGGCCGACCATGACCGTGCCGGTGTTGGAGGACTCCGCGAGGATGCCCGCGAGGGTCAGCTTCTCCAGCCCGTGGACGTGCGAGTCCCGGAAGGTCTCACCGTTCGCCGTCGTGTACGTGTAGTCGACCTCGTACTGGCTCGCCGGCGTCGCGAGCCCCTCCTCGATCACGGCGGCCATGGTGACGACCTTGCCCGTCGACCCCGGCGCGAACACGTCCTTGACCGCGCGGCTGCCGTCCGCGACCCTCGAGCTCGAACGGTCGTTCGGGTCGATCGCGCCCGAGTCGGCGAGAGCCAGGATCTCCTGGGTCCGGACGTCCTGGACCACCGCGATCCCGTAGTCGGCCCCCGTCTCCAGCACTGCCTTGTCGATCGAGTCCTGGGCCTTCCAGCCGATGTCGCGCACGAGGGTCAGCGCCACGGCGTCACCGGGCACGGCCTCGACGCTCTCCCGGGTGCTCCCGGGGATCCTCACCCCGCCCGCGCCACCCGCACGCTGGAAGCTCTCGCTGCCCGGGGTCCCGGTGAGCAGGTCGTCGTAGGTCGCCTCGATCCCTCCGAGGCCCACGACCTGTTCGGGGGCGCCGTCCTCGGACGGCTCGGCGCCGACGTAGCCGACGATGTTCCCGGCCGTGGTGCCCGCGGGGTAGGTGCGCTCCGTCGTCAGCTTCGTGCTGATGTAGGCCGAGACGCCGAGCTCGACGATCTGGCGCTGCACCTCCGGGACGACGTCCTTCTTGAGCAGCACGTTGCGGTTGACGCGCCCGTTCGTCCCACTGAGCTGGGCCGCGAGCTCGGGGGCCGAGCGGTCGAGGATGGGCGCGAGCAGTCTCGCGAGCGCGACCGCGCCCGTCCCCTCGACCTGCTTCCCGTCGACCGTGTGCCGTGCGGTCGGCACGAAGTCGGGGATGGTCTTCTGGTCCGCCGAGACCGTGTAGCGGTCGATCGACGTGGCGAGCACGACGCCGTCGGCGTCCGTGATGTCCCCCCGGTGCGCCATCGTCACG
This region of Oerskovia jenensis genomic DNA includes:
- a CDS encoding peptidoglycan D,D-transpeptidase FtsI family protein, which produces MRTATAPRATAGAQRSAGQGSAVARGGAGGRGTGLGRPAAVALPAPGRPERRQRWIMGIALAVLLVFTVRLVYVQVVIGPSLAQAAESQRTQSHVTMAHRGDITDADGVVLATSIDRYTVSADQKTIPDFVPTARHTVDGKQVEGTGAVALARLLAPILDRSAPELAAQLSGTNGRVNRNVLLKKDVVPEVQRQIVELGVSAYISTKLTTERTYPAGTTAGNIVGYVGAEPSEDGAPEQVVGLGGIEATYDDLLTGTPGSESFQRAGGAGGVRIPGSTRESVEAVPGDAVALTLVRDIGWKAQDSIDKAVLETGADYGIAVVQDVRTQEILALADSGAIDPNDRSSSRVADGSRAVKDVFAPGSTGKVVTMAAVIEEGLATPASQYEVDYTYTTANGETFRDSHVHGLEKLTLAGILAESSNTGTVMVGQDLPKQAREDYLRAFGFGAKTGLGLPGESAGILAPAEKWDGRTEYAVLFGQGLAVNAVQATSVFSTIANGGKRVAPTLLKGTTGPDGVFVPAPARETTQVVSESTADQVLHMMEAVVEEGSGAAAAIDGYRVAGKTGTAEEVGADGRLTDIMASFIGVAPADDPRYTVSVFLKNPRTNIFGGLVAAPVFKDVMGFTLQHMNVPPSSKVEEPYATEW